Sequence from the Thermocoleostomius sinensis A174 genome:
GTCGTCTGCCAAGCGGATTTTGGTAACGTTTAGATGCGGGAGATGACCTAAAATGTCAAGCTTCTGGTGCAAATTGATTCATAGACCCTTCAATGGCTTGCCGCCGCTAGCTGGAACTTATCATGTTCTCAGTTCCGCTTCGGTGGATGATCTTTGGCGAAAAGTGGTTGATTTAGCAGATGTTTCTTGGCATCCGCTGTTGGTTCGTACCAATGTTCCCTACGGATTAATTCCTAAACCCGGTTTAATTTATCAAGCAGTCAGTCGGCTTTTCCCAATCTCCATCCGGATTTTTGTCGAACGAGTCCAGCCCAACGAACTGTTAAGCGTGCGAATTTATGCCTTGCCAGGACTGGAAGAACGAGTCACCTATCGGATGGAATCCACGTTGTGCGGCACGCGAGTGTCTTATTCGGCTACCTTACGGGGGTGGCTGTCGCCGTTGGTGTGGTCGGTCATTCGTCCTTATGCAGCCCGGGTTGCCAGTGAGTTGGCACAAGCAGCCGAGCGCGATCTCCAACAAACAGAGTCCCCGTCACCAGGTACCTCTAAACCCAATTTAGACTTGCTGTTGGTTTTCTTGTCCCTTGGCATGGGTTGGGGATTAGGAGTTCGAGGGTAGGAGTTGGGATAGCAGTGGGAAAAAGCAGAAAAGTAGGCTTTTAACCCTTTGATCGAGCGTCTTCATCCAACGCTTTGCCCTTCGGCTCAGTCGGGTCTGCTCTACAATAGGCCGTAAGCTAGGAACTTATGCTTAGATGATCTTAGTGCCTAGGAGTGTCTAGACGATCTGAGGATGACGAGGGTGGAGAACACAATGCCTACAATGCTTGATACAAGTACCGTACTAGAGGTGCTGCGGCCGGTGCAAGATCCTGAACTTCGCAAAAGCTTAGTTGACTTGAATATGATTCGGAATGTTCAGGTGGATCACGGTAAGGTTAGCTTCACGTTGGTTTTAACCACTCCTGCCTGCCCTTTGCGCCAATTTATCGTGGAAGATTGTGAACGGGCCGTCAAAACTTTACCAGGTGTAGATACCGTTGTTGTAGATGTTACGGCTGAAACTCCGCAACAGAAAGCCTTGCCCGATCGCGCTGGCATTGCTGGTGTTAAAAATATCTTGGCAGTTTCCAGTGGTAAAGGTGGAGTCGGTAAAAGCACCGTGGCGGTGAATGTGGCGGTGGCGCTGGCTCAGTTAGGGGCAAAGGTAGGGGTGATTGATGCTGATATCTATGGCCCCAACACGCCAATGATGCTAGGTTTGGGCAATGCCAAGGTAACGGTACAGCAAACGGCCAATGGTGAAATCCTAGAACCTGCCTTTAATTACGGTGTGAAGCTAGTTTCGATGGGCTTTTTGATCGACTTTGATCAACCCGTGATTTGGCGCGGCCCTATGTTGAATGGCATTATCCGTCAATTTCTTTACCAAGTTCAGTGGGGCGACCTAGATTACTTAATCGTAGACATGCCACCTGGAACTGGTGATGCCCAGTTGACCCTGGCACAGGCAGTCCCGATGGCAGGTGCGGTTATTGTCACAACCCCGCAATCGGTTGCGTTACAAGATGCTCGACGCGGGTTGCGCATGTTTCAACAACTGCAAGTTCCAGTTTTGGGTATTGTTGAAAATATGAGCTACTTTGTACCACCCGATCTGCCCGATCGCCAGTACGATATTTTTGGCTCTGGGGGCGGTGAAAAAACCTCTCAAGAACTTGGACTGCCCCTCTTGGGCTGTGTTCCTCTGGAAATGCCCGTTCGAGAAGGTGGCGACCGAGGAATTCCCATTGTTATTGACTCTCCAGCGTCTATATCAGCACAAGCATTAATGGCGATCGCTCAACAGATTGCCGCTAGGGTCTCCGTTGCAGCCCTGTCCTAATTCCCAAACTCTCGCTCGAAAAGGCTCACGAACCTCTAACCCCCACCCCCGTTCCTTATGCTCCAACGATCCTTTAGTCGCCTCAATTGGAAAGCATTGTTGCAACCGTGGCAGGAGTTTGATTGGCTCTTGTTTGCCCTTGTTGTCGGACTCACCGTTTTTGGTGGCGTCGCCATTCGCAGCGTAGAGTTGCACCACGATACTGGTACCTGGTGGCAACATTGGATTACGGGCGGCGTTGGTATGGGTTTGACCTTGATGATTGCCCGATGGCGGTACGAAAATTTGATTCAGTGGCGCTGGATTATCTATGCCCTGACCAATGTGGGGCTACTAATTGTTATTTTCTTGGGAACAACGGCCAACGGGGCCCAGAGTTGGGTAGCTGTGGGTGAGTTCTATGTTCAACCGTCTGAATTTGCCAAAGTAGGTGTCATTGTCACCT
This genomic interval carries:
- a CDS encoding SRPBCC family protein encodes the protein MSSFWCKLIHRPFNGLPPLAGTYHVLSSASVDDLWRKVVDLADVSWHPLLVRTNVPYGLIPKPGLIYQAVSRLFPISIRIFVERVQPNELLSVRIYALPGLEERVTYRMESTLCGTRVSYSATLRGWLSPLVWSVIRPYAARVASELAQAAERDLQQTESPSPGTSKPNLDLLLVFLSLGMGWGLGVRG
- a CDS encoding Mrp/NBP35 family ATP-binding protein; this encodes MLDTSTVLEVLRPVQDPELRKSLVDLNMIRNVQVDHGKVSFTLVLTTPACPLRQFIVEDCERAVKTLPGVDTVVVDVTAETPQQKALPDRAGIAGVKNILAVSSGKGGVGKSTVAVNVAVALAQLGAKVGVIDADIYGPNTPMMLGLGNAKVTVQQTANGEILEPAFNYGVKLVSMGFLIDFDQPVIWRGPMLNGIIRQFLYQVQWGDLDYLIVDMPPGTGDAQLTLAQAVPMAGAVIVTTPQSVALQDARRGLRMFQQLQVPVLGIVENMSYFVPPDLPDRQYDIFGSGGGEKTSQELGLPLLGCVPLEMPVREGGDRGIPIVIDSPASISAQALMAIAQQIAARVSVAALS